The window GAGTGAGTACGGCGTCCAGCTCGTCGTAGCTGAAGGTGTCCTGCTTGCTGTCGAACTGCGCCCGGACCCGCGGCCGTTCGACGACCGCGACCATGCCGCCGTGCACGACGAGGAGCTGGCCGTTGATCCGCGCGGCGGCGGGCGAGGCCAAGTAGCCGACGAGCGGGGCGACATGCTCGGGGGCGAGCGGGTCGAGGCCCTCTTCCGCGGGCTTGCTGAACACGTCCTCGGTCATCCGGGTGCGGGCGCGCGGGCAGATGGCGTTGGCCGTCACGCCGTACTTGGCGAGGGCGAGGGCCGTGGAGGTGGTCAGGCCGACGATTCCGCCCTTGGCGGCCGCGTAGTTGGGCTGTCCGGCGGATCCGGCGAGGAACGCCTCCGAGGAGGTGTTCACGATCCGCCCGTACACCGGCCCGCCGTCCGCCTTGGACCGCTCGCGCCAGTGCGCGGCCGCGAACCGGGTGGTGTTGAAGTGCCCCTTGAGGTGGACGCGGATCACCGAGTCCCACTCGTCCTCGGTCATGGAGAAGACCATACGGTCGCGCAGGATGCCCGCGTTGTTGACGAGGATGTCCAGCTTGCCGAACTCCTCGATCGCCAACTGGACGAGTCGGGCGGCCTGTTGGAAGTCGGAGACGTCCCCGGTGTGCGCGAGGGCGTGTCCGCCCGCCGCGCGGATCTCGGCGGCCGTGTCTTCGGCGGGTCCGGCGGAGGACTCGCCGGAGCCGTCCCGGCCGGGCTGTCCGTAGTCGTTGACGACGACGGCAGCGCCGAGCCGGGCCAGCTCCAGGGCCTCGGCGCGGCCGAGGCCTCTGCCCGCGCCGGTGACGATCGCGGTCAGCCCTTCCAGCGGAACGCCCGACGGCGGGGTGGCCATCAAAGGCCTCACAGCTCGATGCACGTACGCAGCGCGCTGCCCGTACGCATCTGGTCGAGGGCCTCGTTGATCTCGGCCAGGGGCACCCGGTGGGTGATCATCCCGGCCAGGTCGATCCGGCCCGCCCGCCACAGGGCGATGGTCCGCTCGTAGGAGCGCAGGACATCGCCGCCGCCGTACAGGGACGGCAGGATCCGCTTCTCGTCGAAGAACAGCTCGAACATATTGAGCTGGAGGAAGTCGTCCATGGCGCCCGCGCCGACGACCACCAGGGTGCCGCCGCGCCGGGTGTTCTCGTAGGCGGTGCGGGCGGTGGCGGACTTGCCGACGACCTCGAAGACATAGTCGAAGCCCTCGCCGCCGGTGATCTCCTGCTTGGCGCCCGGCAGTTCGTCGGGCGCTATGGCCCTGGTGGCGCCGAAGGTGAGCGCGGCCTCGCGGCGGCTGAGGACGGGGTCGACGGCGACGATCTCGGCGGCGCCCTTGAGCCGGGCGCCCTGGATCGCGGAGATGCCGACACCGCCGCAGCCGATGACGGCGACCGAGGAACCGGCCTCCATGTCGGCGGTGTTGATCGCGGCGCCGAGGCCCGTCGTCACCCCGCAGCCGATGAGCGCGGCGATGTCGAACGGCACGTCCTCCGGGATCGGCACCGCGCAGCCGGCGTCGACAACGACCTCCTCGGTGAAGGTGCCGGTGCCGGCGAAGCCGAAGACATCGCCGCCGGGGCGCTTGAAGTTGGGGGTGCCGGCGTTCATGAACCCGGCCAGGCAGAGTTCCGTCTGGCCGCGCTTGCAGGCGGGGCAGGCGCCG of the Streptomyces sp. NBC_00287 genome contains:
- a CDS encoding Zn-dependent alcohol dehydrogenase, whose protein sequence is MRAAVLHETGQDKLEVLDDVEAVGFGPGRVRIRVRASGLCHSDLSAMNGVLPQPAPFVPGHEGAGEILEVGEGVSNLKPGDRVVVCWLPACGACPACKRGQTELCLAGFMNAGTPNFKRPGGDVFGFAGTGTFTEEVVVDAGCAVPIPEDVPFDIAALIGCGVTTGLGAAINTADMEAGSSVAVIGCGGVGISAIQGARLKGAAEIVAVDPVLSRREAALTFGATRAIAPDELPGAKQEITGGEGFDYVFEVVGKSATARTAYENTRRGGTLVVVGAGAMDDFLQLNMFELFFDEKRILPSLYGGGDVLRSYERTIALWRAGRIDLAGMITHRVPLAEINEALDQMRTGSALRTCIEL
- a CDS encoding 3-oxoacyl-ACP reductase; amino-acid sequence: MATPPSGVPLEGLTAIVTGAGRGLGRAEALELARLGAAVVVNDYGQPGRDGSGESSAGPAEDTAAEIRAAGGHALAHTGDVSDFQQAARLVQLAIEEFGKLDILVNNAGILRDRMVFSMTEDEWDSVIRVHLKGHFNTTRFAAAHWRERSKADGGPVYGRIVNTSSEAFLAGSAGQPNYAAAKGGIVGLTTSTALALAKYGVTANAICPRARTRMTEDVFSKPAEEGLDPLAPEHVAPLVGYLASPAAARINGQLLVVHGGMVAVVERPRVRAQFDSKQDTFSYDELDAVLTPHYADRPPGETFAAAEVLGLKRA